In a genomic window of Amblyomma americanum isolate KBUSLIRL-KWMA chromosome 4, ASM5285725v1, whole genome shotgun sequence:
- the LOC144127533 gene encoding uncharacterized protein LOC144127533, protein MASCDREEDEFFAPCLASSDPSVVNAEECEDLYLKSVYRLDTLDRACNEMRYLLRDMEATEQRLRELRQKHSSLARQINSAQIDLDKADDRQRKCNVVIFGLSETEMDPEWCSELVLKVVNDHLNVPLTAEQIVSAYRLKSPSFPRPILVKLTGEAKKWELLKASGRLKGTGIGIREDFSYTVRQQRRLLTKKMHEERRAGRRACLESDTLKVEGRVFVCDKYCENVVEVSENGVRVQGVAGAKGGVASELKLDAHCLSRDWLDKHSKIISEKIRILNGNCG, encoded by the coding sequence ATGGCTTCGTGCGACCGTGAAGAAGACGAATTCTTCGCACCATGCCTCGCTTCCTCGGACCCCAGTGTGGTGAACGCCGAAGAGTGCGAGGACCTGTACCTCAAGTCCGTGTACCGACTGGACACCTTGGACCGAGCTTGCAACGAGATGCGCTACCTTCTCCGGGACATGGAAGCCACCGAGCAGCGCCTGCGCGAGCTGCGCCAAAAACATTCCAGCCTCGCCAGGCAGATCAACAGCGCCCAGATCGACCTGGACAAGGCCGACGACAGGCAGCGAAAGTGCAATGTGGTGATCTTCGGACTCTCAGAGACCGAGATGGACCCAGAGTGGTGCTCCGAACTCGTGCTCAAAGTCGTCAACGACCACTTGAACGTTCCCTTGACTGCGGAGCAGATTGTGAGTGCCTACAGGCTCAAGTCGCCTTCGTTCCCTAGGCCCATCCTGGTCAAGCTCACGGGCGAGGCTAAGAAGTGGGAACTACTGAAGGCGAGCGGCAGACTCAAGGGAACTGGCATCGGGATCCGCGAGGACTTCTCGTACACGGTGAGGCAGCAGCGGAGGCTGCTCACCAAGAAGATGCACGAGGAGCGACGTGCCGGTCGGCGGGCCTGCCTGGAGAGCGACACGCTCAAGGTGGAAGgacgtgtgtttgtgtgtgataaGTACTGCGAgaacgtggttgaggtgtccgagAACGGAGTTCGCGTCCAAGGCGTCGCTGGGGCCAAGGGTGGCGTCGCTTCCGAGCTGAAGCTGGACGCGCACTGCCTGAGCCGCGACTGGCTGGACAAGCACTCCAAGATCATATCGGAGAAGATCAGGATCCTCAACGGAAACTGCGGGTGA